tcaaagtcttcagaaagtcttcagtcgaagatattcatttttaggggtcggctttctctgtaaatatcaaactcctcatagacttatagacatgtgtacactcacaaacgcattagtcccttaacctataagtcttcaatacaccaaaatcactaaggggcactagatgcacttacatccttCCAAGTCCGACACATCACTTTTTATCTACAATAAGTCACATACATTCATATTTGTGCTtatctatgttgatgacatcattgtTACCAGTTCGGGACTTGCATTTCTTTCTTGGCATCGAGGTTAAGATAAACAAACAAGGTGGGCTTCATTTGTCTCAAGAAAAAATATACAATTGATCTTTTGAATATAGTTGGAATGCAGAACTACAAACCTTCACCAACTCCACTATCCAGTATAGAAAAATAGTCTCTTGGAGAAGTTGATCTGTTGAGTCAAGAAGATGTCACCAATTATAGAAGTGTGATTGGTGACAAGGGGTGTTCCGCCTTCGCCCGCACAGGGCCTCCGGTTTCCAGGGGGGCAAAAATTACACACAACACTCTTCAACACCCCCAAAAAAAGTTACGCACAACACTGCAGCTCATTGTGTCATGTACAGTCCAAGTTGCACCCCAGTTCGTCCCATTGGTGTGTCCAACTAGTCTTTGTAAGTCCTCCAAAGGTTTACCGAGCTCCGCAAATAATGGAACACTTTTTCCATTGGCAAAAGCCTGGCTGACTCGTAAGATCTTCAATGTGAGTTTGGCTATTTTTTCATCTTTTGAGTACGTCCAACTGATCTTTTTTACTTTTTGCATACTAAGAGCCAAGTAATATCTTCATCTAGGACATCAATCTGGTTATCAGAAgtgtaataaaaaataaaaataaaaataaatgagggTTTAACTCAatctaagaaaaacaaaaaaaatgtgggTTTAACTCAATATTAGAAAGGAGCTATGTACGTAtaagtttttttttgcgggtgagctATTGTATAAGTCATTTATAAAAGAATCGCAAATGCCCTTAACCAGTGATTGGATCAAGGCCATGCACTTGATTACAATGTTGGCAGTCCTAGTTCCAGAGATGGCCGGATAGAAACATAAGATAATATATTTTTTTGCGCAGAAACATAGGGTTTATTACTCCAAAGTTACAGGTTTACAATCCTCAGCGATAAGCACACTGACACACGATGGAGAGCATCTCAGCCAACATGTTGTGCTATCCCCACATCTACCATAATTCGCTAACGAATCTGCAACCCTGTTTTGCTCTCTATGAATTTTAACTGGAATAACAACCCTATCCTTCAAGTACCCCTTAACAGTTCTGACCAGATGACCATGCATGGACCTATCCAACGAGTCATCCGACAGCGCCTTGAGTGCTAAGGAGCAATCCGACTGCAAAAGAATATTCGCCGCCAACTTGAGTCCCTCTGCCATAGCTTGTAGTTCGGCCTCAAGGGCTTCGTTACAATTGAAAATTTTACGATACGCAGCGAAGATCACTCCACCTTTATCATCTCTCAATATCATGCCGGAACCCGCCGAACCATCTGAGCCATTATAAGACCCATCCACTGATAATGCTAATACGCCCGCAGGAGGTCTTGGCCACCGCTTTGGTATTGTATTAGGCTGCGGTTGCTCTTGAGTCCCCGGTGGGTTCAACATTAACGGGGCTTTACCCTTGATGATTTCTTCCACTGACAGGGAAATCTGGCTGTAGGAATTGTAGTAGCTGACCAAGAAGGAGCACGAAACCTCCAGGGGAGGAATAGATTTGCCGTGCTCTAATTCATCGCGGAGGTGCCAGCTGCGCCACAATACCATGATGATTCTGCTTCTAAGTTGCTCCTGTACATTTGCTAGGAGGTCAAAGATCCATTCCCTTCCTGTACATAAGATATCTCTCCTATATGGTAACGGCCAGTGAGTGCACATGGCGTCCCACAGCAATGCCGAATTGGCACACACCAGCAGAgcatgaaatgatgattccatttCCCAATCGCATAGTCGACAGTACCCAGAAGTCTCCATAtgcctcctgcttttctcttcATTTGTTGGTAGCGAGCCCGAAGCAAGCTGCCAAGCAAAGTGTTTCATCTTTGGTGGGACAGCAGCACCCCAAACCAGTTTCCATGATGGTCGCATCCCAGATGAAGACGTACTAGAGGCCCCTGGGCAGAACTGCTCATAATGGTCAGACATAGCGAACATGTACGCACTCTTGACAGTAAGCTGGCCAGAATTTTCCCATGGCCAAGAGATGAAATCCTCCTGTTGCCTTGGCGAAGTCTTAATCCTTAGAATCGCCTCCACATCCGGCTGACAGAAGTGCCGTTGCAATAAGTCCACTCTCCAGTAACCACTCACATCAAGGAACTCTGAAACTCTATTTAGACGACAATTTCTTCTTGGCAGAATAGGCGTGAAAGGTGGCCCTCGAGGGATCCAAGGGTCTCTCCAAGCTCTGACCTGTTCACCATTTCCTACTCGCCAAATCATGCCATTTTTCACTAACTCCAAACCATGTTCAATTCCTTTCCAAACGGCCGAGCTATTGCTTAGGAAGACAGTATCCACCAGGCTTCCATTTGGGTAGTATCTCGCCCGAAGGAGCCGAGCACAAAGAGAATCAGGGGCTGTTACGAGCCTCCAAGCTTGCTTAGCTAGCAAGGCCTGGTTATAAGCCCTCATATCTCGAAAACCCAAGCCCCCTTTTGCTTTTGGTAACATCAACTTATCCCAGGCTAACATGCCATCTTCCTCTTTCCATTTTCCACCCCCCACCAGTATTGTCTCATCATCTTCGTGAGGTCATCACAAACCGAGAAGGGAAGCTTGAAAATACTCATAACATATACGGGAAGAGCTTGGGCAACTGCTTTTATTAACACCTCCTTGCTTGCATACGATGAGTACCTCTCACTCCATTCAGTGATCACCTTGCACAACCTGGACTGCAGTGATTCGAACCTTCCCTTGTGCATTCTACCTTCCGGGACTGGAAGGCCTAAGTATTTTGGTTCAAACTCTTGCTGAACTACCCCCAATATTTGCTTAACATCATCAGCAACCATATCCAGACAACTGTCAGAAAACAGGATGGAACACTTTGAAGGGTTTATAAGTTGACCCGTAGATGAAGCATAAGTATTCAAGACATCCTTAACAAGTTGCGCCTGATCCGTGGTTGCTCGGAAGAATAATAGGGAATCATCCGCGAATAAAAGGTGTGAGATAGTGGGCGCCCTTCTACATATCTTGATGGCCTCCAACCCTCTTGTTTGGACCGCATTATGTAACAGAGAAGATAGCGCATCAGCGACAAAGAGGAATAAAAAGGGGGAGAGGGGGTCACCTTGTCGCAAACCTCGGGAAGGTGAGAATTGCTCCAAGAGACGCCCATTGAATTTCACTGAAAATCTGACCGAGCGTACACATTGCATAACCAGAGACACCCATTGGGATAAAAAACCCCATTTCAGTAACGCTTGTTCCAAAAAATCCCAATTAACACGGTCATATGCCTTCGACAAGTCCAGCTTATAAGCACAAAAATCCTGCCTCGATGACGATTGGATGTGATGAATACATTCAAAAGCAATAATAGAATTATCTGAAATTAACCGGCCCGGGATAAAAGCACTTTGGTTTTCAGAAATAAGATCCGTAAGAAGCGGACGGAGTCGATTTACCAAACACTTTGAAACAATCTTGTAGACCACATTGCATAGAGATATAGGACGGAAATCCTTGAGAGACACGGGGTGTTGAATCTTTGGGATAAGCACAATAGCTGTTTCATTCACACCAAGGGGCATCTGACCCGTGTCAAAGAATTTTCGAACCCCTGCAACAATTTCCTCCTTGACACAACTCCAGTTTCTTTGAAAGAACCGAGAAGGAAGACCATCTGGACCGGGTGCCTTTAAAGGACCGATCTGAAATAGAGCGTCTGAAATCTCCTTCTCAGAAAATGGCGCCAAAAGGCTCTCATTCATAGCATCTGTAACCTTTGGCGTGATCTGATCCAATACTAATTCAGGCGACAAAGTGGGATCCTTCGTATACAACTCCTGGAAATAAGAGGCCGCCATCCGTTCCATCTCCGAAGGCACACTACACCAGGACCCATCATCTTTTTGCAACCGACGGATATTATTCCTTCTAGCCCTCCACACTGCCTGACGATGGAAGTATTGCGTGTTCCGGTCTCCCTCCTTCAACCAGACAATACGACTGCGCTGGAGCCACATCATCTCTTCTCTGTATAGTAGTTCATCCAACTCTGCCATTTTCTGTCGAATCAACACACGGTCAGTAGAAGATGCTTGTAGAGAATCAAGTTCTTGCCTCAATGCAGCAATCTGTCTCTCCACATGACCAAAATTTTCCTTGCTCCATCTATGCAGATCTTTTAGAACAGATTTAAGGGATATCGCAACATCCCCCAAGTCACCCCTGGGCTGCACTTTGGCCCAGGCTTTTGCTATCACCTCTGGTAGCCTCTGGTCTCGTTCCCACATTATTTCATATCTCTGTTGGCCTCGCCTCCTTTGGTCCTGTACAGCCTCAAGATGTAACAGTAGGGGGCAGTGGCCTGAACGAGGTGATACCAGATGTTGTACCCAAGCGTACGGGAACACCTCCCGCCATTCGTTGCTCGCACATGCTCGATCCAGCCGAACCCGGACGTTGCCGTTCCCCCGGTGGCCATTATCATAAGTAAACGGCGCCCCCGAGAAACCCACATCCACCAATTCACACACCATGAGCGTTTCCCGGAACGCCTCCATTTGGCTCTCACTTCTACTAGTACTTGAGAAATGTTCGTGCTGCCACATCGCCTCATTAAAGTCACCACAAACCAACCAAGGCAATTCTGAGACCGAATTAAGCCTGACAATGTGTTCCCACATTCTATATCTGTGCTCCACACGTGGCTCACCATAGACAAAGGTGGACCGCCAGGATTTGCCAGACCCTTCGTCCACAATACTCACGTCAATATACCTTTTACATGCGTCCAGAACCGACACTCGGAGGGATTCATCCCAAAACAGAGCTAAACCACCTCCAAGACCTTCAGCGTCTACACCACAAAATCCTTTCAGGCCAATCTTCCACTTTAGCCGCTCAATTTTTGCACATGATTGCCTTGTTTCAGAAAGGAAGACTAGCCTAGGGGAGTGGGCTTTTGGTTTCCCAAAACATAAGATAATATTGATGTTGAAGAAAATTATGATGATATCAGGGCCACCTTTTTATTTTCGCACAGGGCTCTTGGTTTTATTGGCCTGGCCCTGttttggtgtgacaatcttggtgccaCATATTTGTTAGCTAATCTTGTCTTTCATGCAAGAACCAAGCACATTGAAATGGACTATTACTTTGTGAGGGAAAGAATTGCTAATAAGGAACTAGAGATTCGGTTTGTACTTTCTAAAGATCAAGTTGCATATGGCTTTATAAAAGCATTACCTTCAAGGTCATTTGAGGAATTCAAGCGTAATCTGAACTTAGCTAAGTTCTGATTAAGGGAGGGTGCTAAACACCAAGACTAAACGTACACAGTTATGTTATTAGGAGTTGATGCTTGTTTTGATTACTGTAACTCTCTTCTTTAACTCTCCTTTAATCTCTCATGTAAATCTTTAATCTCTCCTTAAACCTCCATGTATCTCTCTTCTCTGAACATGCTATTGACAATTGTAACAATCAAATATATGCATTTATGAGATAAGCCCCATCCTATGAATATATAACATGCGGGCTCTCCACCGGGTGAGTTGAGATGCTTCCACAATTTCCACACATGGGCCAAGCCCCTTAATTCTAACACGTTCATCCGGATTACACGGCATAGATGCTCTGTCGGTGAATCCAACTACTGGCTCTTCCTGAACTTGAGGTTCCCTTTAGGCATCTTGCTCAAGACGCCCTTGTCAAGCTTCTGGTACTGACTCCCAATCAACCCAAGCATGTTGTACAGAACCTCATCGACTTGATCATGATACCTCTCATAGAACACTGGTAAGGTGTGTGCACACACAAACCCTGCAACAGAGCACCAGTGTAAATGGTAGTCAGAAACCAAGAAAATTTCCAGGTGTTAATCCCTCCCCAACATATTATCAAGTGAAATCATGGTTGTACCGATGTAGATGACGGTGATGAGACTGAACCAGCTCCCAATGAAAGCGGCGACAATGAATCCGGAGATCACCTGAAAGAAAGAAATCAAGCCTGGTCTGACTCTGATGTATGCCTGCAAGTGCTCAAGGGAGAGGACAAATTTATCTCATGGACGTTAGCTTAAGGCGTAACATACCATGAGGAACTGCTTCAGGTCTCTTCCACAGGACACATCCTGAAGGCTTCCCAAGAATTTGTTCACCTGGGCGCCGACAGCGGCGCCCATATTTGCAAACAGCTCTTCGGGTAACTCCACACGGGGCACGTTAGAAGGAGACCTGAAAACATAAATGCTTGCTTTTGATTATGCTGCCTACCAAAGTTCAGGTGTCGACAGCAAACATAGAAAAAAAACTGCATAATTGGTTGGAGTTTTTGCATTGTTGCATAGTATATACCCATTGAGCATGCCTGCGAAGCTGGAC
The window above is part of the Triticum aestivum cultivar Chinese Spring chromosome 2A, IWGSC CS RefSeq v2.1, whole genome shotgun sequence genome. Proteins encoded here:
- the LOC123188775 gene encoding reticulon-like protein B8: MAQHSENAAENMMSGIMDAIADKLPKQKSVRFDDEGSISGQAKKLFGGHKSVHHVLGGGKSADVLLWRNKKISSSVLAVATAAWVFFEWLDYHFLTIVSFVLVLGMVVQFGWSSFAGMLNGSPSNVPRVELPEELFANMGAAVGAQVNKFLGSLQDVSCGRDLKQFLMVISGFIVAAFIGSWFSLITVIYIGFVCAHTLPVFYERYHDQVDEVLYNMLGLIGSQYQKLDKGVLSKMPKGNLKFRKSQ